The Acropora muricata isolate sample 2 chromosome 4, ASM3666990v1, whole genome shotgun sequence genome contains the following window.
ACATGGTTAAATCTCCTATTTTCTTCCTatgtgtcaaaaaaaaaaagagaaaacagtttCCCCTACTCAGTGCTCTTCTTCCTTTGTCTGATACCTTGAGCTAAATAATCGTTTTTCTTACCTATTTCAGACCTATGGATCTCTCGACTATCAAAAAGAACATTGaaaatggggtaagagttgaacAATGAGGgccgcgttctgattggtttatagaAATTTGTATCAGCTTGTGTGTGATCACAGTTTTGACGCCACCATGAAAACCTCTGACGGTGTTAAAGTTTCAAACTTTAacgttaatgatcttcgcattTTTCAGTCAGCTGCCATTTGGCCTGATAGcccaactggtagagcactgcactggcatcgcagaggtctggGTTTGAGTCCCGCGcgggcctgaaattttcagggatttttttttgctactgcttaagtagcatagcaaaactgtgatgatcattaacattaaagttgtttccatccgcagttcaaatgaaattttttgtttttcatcaaaTGACGAAacttctaaattaaactacacTGAGAAAGAATTTTGTTTAAGTAGTACTATCTCAGCATGTGCTGAATATATGCTTTCAAAGACACGTTtaatagaccgaatgcataaatggcggccaaaaaaatattcttttgtctttgtgtcaATCAGACCAAGTAGCCTCGTTCTGGAGGAACTTTTCTTTCGTATTTTGTCCGtgctagtgaggctaattagcacaaagaaaaaagaatattttttggccgccatttatgcattcggtctattaAAGGAACAAAAAAAGTTCCTTCGCTTTGTAGCCTGCGAAGCTAGAGTTCCCGTAATAGTTAGCTTACTCAAAGACGACTGCGCTTGCAAAGAGGACGTCACTTTAAGACACGAATTCACATCAGCTGCGACATAAAAGCATTGTTTCAGATTGTTTGTTATGACAAATGAAAACTAGCCTGCAAGCTACTTGTGGTTCTTCTGTTGAAATGGCGCTCGGTCAAAATGTGAGGGCTTTGTATCTAGTTTCGAAAGGCAGAAACTAGTCACCAACCCTCTATATTTTGACCACGCGCCATTTCAACGGGAGAGCCTGTTTGCAGGATAAAACTAACCGTCTAATCATTTAACTGACCTGAACGGATTATAAATTTGGAGAAAAGAAGTTCTTTCAGCGTCGTGCGCTGACTTACTACTCAGGACTTCCAATTCAAGTTGTTTCGTAGGGGTCGTACATCAGCGCgcgcagaattttttttttctcattagaTATGCAACTTCCTAATATCCTCGATGCCGTTGTCTTTGCGTAAGGTTCCTGGTGTGTGATTTGGATGGCGAAAAAATGGAGGGAAAAGTAACCTTCGGTCGTGTGTTTGTGTAATCTGCACTCGAGTTCTTTCAACCTCACCTCGGTTTGTTTGAGCGAGCGCATACACCATAAATATGTTGCTGATTCATGAGGAAGATTGAGCCAGGTCTTATTTTGTTTCCAGACTATTCGCACGACCAGTGAATTTCAGAGAGATATGATGCTGATGTTCCAGAATGCCTTGATGTATAACAGTGCTGATCATGACGTGTAAGGTTCAATGCCACCATTGTCTGTCGACTCTTCTTGTCCAGTGGGCTGTTTCTCAGAAGAAACTTTTGgggtctatttcgggtgccacgattccctttgtatcttcgtAACggcgaggttctaagccatcaaacttcgcaatcctcttagtttttcatgacaaaaaacattagcttttcaaaacaagtggattgcagtttgacaacggGCATTTCGGGCCCGGAAAGTTCTCTGGAGTTTTGAGAAACCGGCGCCAGGTCATGAACAAAGGACCTTACCTGCACATCTGAGAATGGTATTCGGCGTCATATTTTACTTGATGAAGACCGCTCATACAACAACTTTCGCTTCATAAGCGCTTTAAATGGAAACAAGGGAGACATTTCCAAGCTGCTTTCCTCtggaactttttttctttttgggaaTATATTTACTTTCATCCATATTGATTCATTTAACTATACAGCacaatttttggttttttctttcttgctccAATTAATCTTTGTGCGACCTTGAGTAAAAATGCGATTATCTGTCAATTTTATTGGCCTGTGACCGAGTGAAAGGAAGTCTGGGGCTAGTGACGTAAAACTCGGACATCAGTAGTACAACAGTGAAAGCATTCCACACCACTTTGCGCTTCGGATCAATCAACTAGTTTTtatctttgcaaaaaaaaaaggctttactCTTCcaattgtttttcaattcaccaGATACCGCATGGCCGAGGAAATGCGTGATGACGTTATGGAACAGATTCAGGTAAGGATTGTGTGCTAAAAGTTTTCCCGGTGGGTTATAGGGGTGGGGATGAATGTTTCGGTGATGCTTCATTTGTCTTCCTTGCAGTCCTACATTGCAACTCAGATCATGGTCGATTCCAAGATGTTGAGAGGTCACAGACAGGATGGTAAGTGAATGAGAACAGCTTGTATGCTTCTAACATAATACCTTTTTGACGAGACTGACAGGAATTTgggaattgaattttttttttgtaaccgACGTCGATTTCTTGGCGTTTACGGCGTCTAGGGCGTTTGAACTTGCCTATTCTGTCATCGTGCTTTTGTGCTCTCGGTGTGTTTCACATTTTTATTCTGTATTTTATTTGCAGTCTTTCATATCTTTCTTTGAGCAGCTTAGCCAATTCTTTTATCGAGGTAAGCACTTGCAAGCATGTGCTCCACAAAAAAAAGTAGGGCTACTACTACGGCCAGACACATCTTCTACCATAAAAGCAAATTGCTGCCCTCAGATATTTGCTTAGTGCCTATCGCTTTTTTCAAATGCCTCTCATTTTGTTCCTATTCTCGCGCTGGGAATTGAATAGAACTTTTCCACTCGCCCGTCTGTTATGTTTTGGAATGGTCACGTAACGTTTCCCCAAATCGTTGCGTGGCACGCTGAAAAACTTGGAAGGGGACGAAGGTCGTTATAATGTAGTGGACTTTGGTTAAAAGTGAGTCATTCTATTTTACAGGAATGTTAAGAATTGCAACTCGATATACACTGGAAGCGCACCAAGGAAAGAGGACACGCTACACGTAATTTTCAGATATCTgagagagaaaattgaaacgTTTATGTTCTCGCatttcagaaataaaagcaattACTATTGTAAGGCTCCATTTCTCTGTGCATGTGATATGTAAAGGTTTCGCGCATTTTACCCGACAAGGTTGTAAGGAGGGGGCGCAACTGTTCGCAGCCTAACCATATTGTGTCACAACAAGCAGTATTAAATAATTTAACTGTAGGGAAAAGGAGCCCCACAAATAACTTGCAGTTATTCCTTTGCTTCGGAGAACCAAACTTCGAGGAATTCGTGCATGCGTCATCCAAAgaattaaagtgcctatgaagcgaattttttttattagcctATTTCATAGCGgttgtcaccatagcaacatactcgttgaTGAGAACTCACTTTCTTGTGCGGTGTAATGCCCATAGTGCCTTAcaccactgatctaaaaaaagaaaaagactggATTGAGAAACCTATCGTTCTCGCTCCAACAAAATTGAAGCAAGcggcgccatcttgttgggaccactcTATACCATGGGTGAAATAACGTTTTAGAGAATTGCACCTTCACTATTTAGCGGAATAGCATGTCTTTCGCCGGtagcatccaaatgattttcttcccAATGCTAACATGTACGGTAGGGTCTcaaggtggtcccaacaagatagCTGCCGTTAACTTTctttggcttcactttctaaacaatagaagctcgatccagtcttttttttttttagatcagtgccTCACACCCACTAATGAACAACGCGAGCAAACAACACTCCTTGAAAGAGGAGACCTCTTGTTTTCCCTTTTGAATAGAGAGGGCTAGAGCCCATTGCAAtcccatggaaatgtcacagtgaacatatcatggaactttgagTGTGACAATTATACAATGTTTGCGTTCTACACAAAAAAATCGAGAGggattcaatttttttggatTTACttcgtgacgtcacaagtcatccaATTTGCCTAAACCTTagtcttgaataactcggcccCCAAGAgtactatcacaataaaataaacgtcgATCTTcgttttgaaagctctttcgaacaggATAAAAAAGTTCGTTTCATAAGCACTTTAACGCACAAATAGATGTACTGGAACTGGCAGCTGGAGCGCTGACCGAGTTCGTTCcaagggtctctcttctctctCTCCTGAGCGGGACCGGGAGAGAAAATCCGGAATACAAGGTTGGCGCTGGGCATGTCGCCAGGGCGTTTGCACTGAGAATGCTTCCTAAGATCCCTTTAACCAGAACTAACTCGCAGATCTCTGTCCACTTCACTCGTGGAGGGAACGAAACGTTTATTCGTTTCAACGGTAGTTCGACATAATACACATTGGGGAAGGTCCATTTTGATACCTTCTGCTTCAACACCATCTTGGTCTAAAAATAATCATTCTATAATTCtgcttaaaaaagaaagaattttctTGATACATGTTGAATTTGGGTACAAACACAACTGAAAGGAGTAAACATCGAAGTGCAACTTTCATTTTCGCTGCAACAGTTACAGGGAAATGACCTCCTGAAATTCTCTGCCAGGGACCTAAAACCTGAATGTGCAAGTCAACATTCAcatcaaaaagaaaagtgaactGGCATGAAGAGGTATAAAAACTACAGACCAATAATTATCACAGCCACGAGTACTAATGATGGTGATCTCTAGTGATCACGAGCTCTTCTAAAGCTTTCGCAATCTCACTTGGACGAAATAAGATATTTAGTTTGGACTGGGTGAACGACTCTGAGCAACTTGTTCGTCTTCTTTCTCGCTGAACTCTGCAACGGGCGATGCGGAGCGTGAACGCGAGGCTGACCGAGATCTTGCACGCGATGGTGAGCGTGACTGTGATCGCTCTCGTTCTTTCTCTCTCTTACTGTCACGGTGATTGTCACGGTTTCTCTCGCTGCGGCTGGTGCGTTCACGGCGTCTTGGCGAGCGGGATTTTGATTTTGAGTGGGATCTGCGGCGACGACGTCTGGAAAACAACATTTCGGAAACAATTTACCAAAGGAATTTTTGAAACGCTGACAGGGGATACCAGAACTTCGTAATTAATATATACAGCAGAGATATGATTCACCGATCCTGTTACGCAATAAACGGGTTCCCCATGACAAATCACAGTGATAAAGGAAACAGTCAAATAATAAATTACCTTGGGCTACGGCTGCGGGAACGGCGACTGCTGAAAAGGAAAGTTAAGCGTCAGAATCAACAACTATTGCATCTCACCATGTTCCtctgataattaacaattagacccgtagcccgaaggggctacg
Protein-coding sequences here:
- the LOC136915373 gene encoding serine/arginine-rich splicing factor 10-like isoform X4 yields the protein MQECHRLLVKTKLGKESQALTYETFEDIRDAEDAHYYLDRVVLLGRELEVQFAEGDRKTPHQMRNKERRDTYSSGGYSSSSRRDNQDDYSRRSRSRSPRRRRRRSHSKSKSRSPRRRERTSRSERNRDNHRDSKREKERERSQSRSPSRARSRSASRSRSASPVAEFSEKEDEQVAQSRSPSPN
- the LOC136915373 gene encoding serine/arginine-rich splicing factor 10-like isoform X3 yields the protein MQECHRLLVKTKLGKESQALTYETFEDIRDAEDAHYYLDRVVLLGRELEVQFAEGDRKTPHQMRNKERRDTYSSGGYSSSSRRDNQDDYSSRRSRSRSPRRRRRRSHSKSKSRSPRRRERTSRSERNRDNHRDSKREKERERSQSRSPSRARSRSASRSRSASPVAEFSEKEDEQVAQSRSPSPN